Part of the Rhodococcus sp. OK302 genome is shown below.
CGGGTATCCAATGGCTCACGCCGCGAAGAACTTCGAAACGGTAAGGACCGTCCACGAATCGCGGCGTGAGCTCACTACCTTTGGGACCGATTGCGGTGTCGTTGTCGCTCCAGATGTGGAGCGTCGGAACGCTGATGCGAACGGCACGTGGTTTCGGATTTCTCATCCACATGGCGCGATACCAGTTCAGGCCACCGCGTAGCCGCCCGGGCGATCGCAGTGCGTCCAGATCACGTCGGGCCAGCTCGGATGCTTGCCCACTGGCTACCAGGACTTTCTGTCCGACAACAGTTTTGGAAATGATCCATTCCGGGAGAATCGGCAATTGAAATGCCGCCATGTACCAGGACTTCAAGCCCTGAGTGCTGGTCACCATTGCTCTGACAAATGCCAATGGATGCGGAACGGACAGTGCGGTCAGCGTACGCAGCAAGTCCGGTCGCAGCGCCGCGACCTCCCAAGCAACTCCGGCGCCCCAATCGTGGCCCACCAGATGCACTTTTCCGACGCCCACGGCATCGATCAAAGCAACAGTGTCTGCAGCCAGTTCGGATCCTCGATACGACCACCGCGATTTCGGACGGGCCCCGGGCGAGTATCCACGCTGATCCGGCGCAACGGTGCGATAACCGCGCGCGTGCAGGTACGGCACCAAACGATCCCAAGACGACGAATCCTGCGGAAAACCATGGAGCAGAACAACAACCGGGCCGTCGATCGGACCTTCGTCCCGAACGTCGAAAGTCAGCCCGGAACGCGTGTAGGTGGTGAGCCTCGAAACTTCTGCGGTCATGATGCCACGCTAGCGCGCACCGACTCCATCACGGGCGCATTCTCACCGGCCCGCAGAAACCTGCCGGTCTTCTCGATCCCGAATCCTGCGGCGAATGCGCCGTCGCGATACACCAACCGGCCACTGATCACGGTAGCCACCGCGGCACCGTCGCTACGATTCACCATTCGTGAGACGCCGTTATATTCGGGAACTATTGCCTCGAACAGTCCGTCCACCGACTCGTCGAGCCCGGCCGGGTCGATGACAACGAGGTCGGCGCGATCACCCTTGCGCAGGTGCCCGGCATCAAGTCCGTACCACTCCGCGAGTTCGCCGGTGAGGCGATGGATCGCGCGCTCGACGGTCAGGAACGGCTTCCGATCTCCCTGAGAATCGTTGACTCGCTTGAGAAGTCGCACGGGGTAGTTGTAGAACGCCATGTTTCGCAAATGCGCGCCGGCGTCACCGAAGCCCATCTGAACTCCGGAACTGGCCGCAAGTTTCTCGGCATACTTCGGGCGGTGATTGGCGATCGTGGTGCGCCAACGAAGCTTCTTACCGTATTTCACGACGAGGTCGAGATAGGCGTCCACCGGATGCACGCCACGAATATCGCCGGCCTCCCCGAAGTTCTTGCCGATCAAGCTCTCGTCGGGACAACCGACGATGACGGCGTCGTAGAAGTTTCGGTGCCAGATGCGCGGCGAAAACTTGTTGTCGTAGTCCTTGCGGAACGCTCGACGGTAGGACTCATCCTGCAGCAACTCATTTCGCTGCACCTGATCCTGGAGGTGTAGCGCTGCCGCTCCGGCACCGAACTCCTCGAACACCACCAGATCGATACCGTCGGCATACACAGTGAACGGAACGGGGAGGTGCTGCCATCTGAAATCTGTTCCGGCAAAACGGTTCAGCAGGGGCGCGGCGGCCAGCATGAAGTAGACGATCACCGGATATGCCTTGGAGTCTGCACCGGAGAGCAACGACGTCTTGAGCGGCTTCTTGCGTCCGAAGGACGAGCTTTCCACAAAGAACGCCGCAACATTGGGATGCAGATTGATGGTCGGCGCGCTCTGCAGAATCTTGCCGCGCTCACGCAAGATGCGGTTCAGGAAACGGAATTCCCGCCACCTTGCGTACGTCGACGGCAATGAGCGGGAACGGTATTCGTCGCCGTCGATCTTGTCGAGCGCATTGGTCATCGAGGAGAGTCCGAGCATCCCGGCGTCGATGGCGTCGCCCAGCATGGTGCCCATGCGAGCAAGTTCCGAGCGGGTCGGCTTGACCGACTTGTCGGTGCCTCGCCCCAAACCCAATACGTGCGTGCGAATATCCGAATGACCGATAAACACAGCAACATTCGGTCCGAGGGGAAGCGCGTCGAGCGCCGCCGCATAGGCTGCGGGCCCGTTCCACGTCTTCTTCTCCTGGAGGATTCGAAGGACCGCGTCGTGGGGGACGGCTTCAACGCGACTGAACAGGTCCGCGCATTCCTGCGGAGTCGAGTACACGGTGGACAGCGAGCAGTTACCCAGTACAACCGTCGTGACGCCGTGTCGGACAGATTCGGGTAACCCGGGGCTGACGAGAGCTTCGGCGTCGTAGTGCGTGTGGACGTCCACGAAGCCGGGGAGCACCCACTTGCCGGCAGCGTCGATCACTTCGGTATCGGGCCCAACAGGAAGCGGGTCAGTCGACACTTCTGCAACAACTCCGTCCCGGATTCCCAGATTGCGACGCAGGCCGGGCACACCGGTTCCGTCAAACCACAGACCGTTGTCGACCACGATGTCGAAACCTGACACTGCCTGACTCCTCGCCTCATCTACGTGTAACTGAACGTTATAGATAGCCTCCCGGAGAAGTCAATGGGGCATCCACTTACGGCCACGACCAGCGCAACCACTGGACAAACTGCCGATTGTGCGCAATTGTGATCCGGAACACCGGGCACGCGCCAGCGAGGACTGTTAGGTATCTTGCTTGCAGTGGCACTGGACCACGAATTCCCAACACGTAAGGAATGGCGACATGCAGTCTGTCGAAGACGTATTGCCCGAGGGTGTCGAACTCGGCGACATCTTGAAGGTCCTCAAGCTCGGAGTGGCTGCCGTCAGCCTCATTGCCGCGGTCTCCGCCTTCAGCTGATCTCTACGCACCACAAAACGGGCCGGACTTCGGAGTCCGGCCCGTTTTGTATCGCTGCTCGGATTTCGCCACGCCGAAAAACCCCAAATCGTTAATATCCACCAGAACGACTGTCCAGTTTGCTAGCGTGCACCTGCACGGCACACGGTCGGGCATCACACAAACGGAGGACCATCGTGGGTTCATTTGACACCATCAGCGCAACCATCGACATCGTTTCGCAGATCGTAAAGCTTCTCCAGAAGCTCACGGCCGGCAGCTGATCGCCAGCAACAATCGCCGACATACAGGCGGAAACAAGCGGGGCCGACACTGTCGGCCCCGCTTGTCGTTGGAGCAGGTGACCTGATTCGTCGTCGGCTCCCGCTGAACTCCGCTCAGCCTGCGGCCGCGAACCATTCGCTGTAGAAAGTCGCCAAACCGAGAACACAGGAGATGGCGACAAAGATCCAGAATCTGGCGATCACCACTGTCTCGGGCCAACCGAGTAACTCGAAGTGATGATGTATCGGGGCCATCTTGAATACGCGTCGGCCGGACGATCGGAACACCAACACCTGAATGATCACCGACAGGATCTCAGCGACGAACAGGGCGCCGATGATGACCATCAGTAGTTCGGTGTGGGTCGTGACGGATAGTCCGACCACAAGACCACCGAGAGCCAGTGAACCCGTATCGCCCATGAAGATCTGCGCGGGCGCGGCATTCCACCAGAGGAAACCCAGGCACGCTCCACCCGCAGCGGCCGCGACTATCGCAATATCGAGCGGGTCGCGCACGTCGTAACAACCCGCGACGGGGTCGAGCACACACGAGTTCCGGTACTGCCACCCGGCAATGACGACGTAGGTGCCGAGGATCATGCCCATCGAACCGGCTGCCAGACCGTCAAGGCCGTCGGTGAAGTTGACGGCATTGGACCAGGCGAAGACAAGCACGCAGAAGAAGACCAGGAACCCGATCGTTCCCATCGAGAACACCGAGATATCGCGAACATGCGAAAGGTACTGGCTCCCCGGTGTGACGCCCTTGTTGTTGGAGAACTGCAAAACAGCACACCGAAAATGATCGCGCTCGCGAGCTGACCAACCGTCTTCGCGGTCTTGTTCAAGCCGAGGTTGCGTTTCTTACGAATCTTGATGAAATCGTCCAGGAATCCGACGATTCCCAAGGACGTTGCCAACGCGAGGACCAGCCAACCCGAAGCGGTGAACCTCGGCAGTACCGAACCGAAGCCGATCACGTGAGCTGCCAGATAGCCCGCCCACATACCCGCGATGATCGCGATTCCGCCCATCGACGGGGTGCCGCGCTTGCCCTGATGACTTTGCGGCCCCTCGGTGCGGATCTCGTGTCCGAGCCCCTGTTTGGACAGCACTTTGATGAGGAAAGGCGTCAGGAACAGAGCGACGAATAACGAGACGCCACCCGCGACGAGGATTGAAATCACTCGGTGGACTCTACAGACGTAACCGCCGGCGACACACAATCAGACAAGGCGGTCGGCGCCTGGCAAGCATGGGATGATCGAACCTATGCCTCCCGCCTCGCCGCTCCCCCTCGACCCCATCGAAGAGGCGCATCGGCAATGGACCGAGCACGGTTGGAGTGACGTCGCCGACGGTATGGCGGCCGTCACCTCGGTGATGCGGGCCCAACAGATCATGATGGCCCGGGTCGAAGAGGTACTCAAACCCCTCGGACTGACATTCGCCCGATACGAACTGCTGACCCTGCTCACCTTCACCAGGTCGGGCGCACTTCCGATGACCAAGGCCAGTGCCCGCCTTCAGGTTCATCCCACCAGCGTCACCAACGCCGTCGACCGGTTGGAGAAGGCCAAGCTCGTACGACGCGTACCGCATCCCAGCGACCGACGTACGACGCTCATCGAAATCACCGACGCCGGTCGGACGCTCGCGCTCGAGGCGACCGAGTTGCTCAATGCCAAAGTCTTCGCACACCCGGGTCTGGCACCGGACAAGCTCGACCAGTTGGTGACGATCCTCACTGAATTGCGGAAAGATGCCGGCGATTTCGAGGCCGGAACGTGAACGATCCTGAAGGATTTCGCTCGCTCAGCGAGTGAAATCCTTCAGGATCAGGGCACGACTAGCGGTGTTTGAACTCAGCTGACCGCTTCTCCACGAATGCGGCCATGCCTTCCTTCTGATCTTCCGTGGCAAACGTCGAGTGGAAGATGCGACGTTCGAAGCGGACTCCCTCAGCGAGGGAGGACTCGAAGGAGCGGTTGACTGCTTCCTTGGCCATCATCGCGATCGGCAAGGACATCTCGGCAATAGTCGTTGCCGTCTTCAGAGCGTCGTCGAGCAGGTCCGCGGCCGGAACGATCCGCGACACGAGGCCTGCACGTTCAGCTTCTTCGGCATCCATATTGCGTCCGGTCAGGCACATTTCCATGGCCTTGGCCTTGCCCACTGCGCGGGTAAGACGCTGTGAGCCGCCGATACCGGGGATGACACCGAGCTTGATCTCGGGCTGACCGAACTTTGCGGTGTCGGCGGCAATGATGAAGTCGCAGAGCATCGCGAGCTCGCAACCACCACCGAGCGCGTATCCGGCGACAGCAGCGATCAGCGGCTTCCGAGACGCAGCGACGCGATCCCACGGAGTGAAGAAGTCCTCGGTGTAGGCGTCCATGTAGGTCTTGGACTGCATTTCCTTGATATCGGCGCCGGCGGCGAATGCGCGCTCGGAACCGGTGATCAGGATGGCGCCGATGCCGTTGTCTGCTTCGAGATCGGTTACTGCTGCAACCACCTCGTTCATCAGCTCGGAGTTCAGGGCGTTGAGAGCCTTGGGGCGGTTGAGCGTGATGACGCCGACGCGGCCCTTACGCTCGAGGATGATGGTGTTGAAGTCGGTCACTGCTGTCCTTCGGTCGAACGATCACGGATGTCGTTGATGATGGCAGAGAAGTCCAGGCCGCCACCGCCCGCGGCATGGAAACGGCTGTAGAGCTCTGCAGCCCTGAGTCCGAGTTCGCCGTCAACACCATTGGTGCGCAAAGCGTTTGCCGCCAAACCGAGGTCCTTGTCCATCAGTGCGACAGCGAAGCCTGGCTGGTAGTCGTTGTTGGCCGGGGTGGTGGGTACCGGTCCGGGGACCGGGCAGTTGGAGGTCAATGCCCAGCACTGCCCCGATGCGTTCGACGCAACGTCGAACAGCGCCTGGTTGCTCAGGCCCAGCTTCTCGCCGAGAACAAACGCTTCACTGATGGCGATCATCGATACGCCGAGGATCATGTTGTTGCAGATCTTCGCGGCCTGACCGACTCCGGCGTCGCCGCAGTGAACTACCTTGCGGCCCATCACCTCCAGCAACGGGGATGCAGCCTGGAAGTCCGCTTCGGAGCCGCCCACCATGAAGGCGAGGGTGCCGGCGGTTGCACCGACAACACCGCCCGAGACAGGTGCGTCGACGCTGCGATGGCCTGCAGCCTCGGCCTTGTCGTGGGCCACCTTGGCATCTGCGACATCGATCGTGGAGCAGTCGATGAACAGGGTGCCTGGTGTAGCGATCGGCAGCAACTCGTCGTACAGCCCCAGGACATGCTTGCCGCTGGGCAGCATCGTGATGACGACGTCCGCGCCGCGCACTGCATCTGCGGCTGAATCAGCTACAGATGCACCGTCTTTGACAGCCTGCTCGAGCGCCGCCGGCGCCAGGTCGAAGCCGACAACTTTGTGTCCGGCCTTGACCAGATTGGCTGCCATCGGGCCACCCATGTGACCGAGTCCGATAAATCCAACAGTCGTGCTCATAGCTCGCGCTCCTTCGGCGTTGGTCAGTGAGATGTAAGGCCGAGCTCGCGCTCGCCGAGCGGCGCAAAGTATGCGTCCACTGCTTCTTCGGTGACGTCGGAGAGAGTGGCCGGTGACCACTGCGGGTTTCGGTCCTTCTCGACAACTTGCGCTCGGATTCCCTCGACCAGATCGTGTGAACGCAGTGCTGCGGTGGATACCCGGAATTCTTCGTTCAGAACCTCCTCGAGACTGCCGGCGTCCTTGGCATGACGCAGTGAACGCAATGTCACGGACAGTGCGATCGGAGACTTACCCAGAATTGCCTCGGCAGCCTTCTCGGCTTCGGGGATGCCACTGGCTCGCAGCCGTTCGACAATCGTCTCGACGTTGTCCGCCGAGTACGCTGCGTCGATCCAGCTCTGCTGGGCAAGAAGCTCGGATACCGGTGCGGGCTCGGCAAACTGAGCGACGGCCTGTTCCACCGTCGACGAAGCAAGAGCCTCGATAAACGTCTCGACGTTCTCCGACGGAATGAAATGATCTGCGAACCCACACGCGATGGCGTCGCCGGCACTCAGACGCGCCGTGGTGAGCGCAATGTGGGTTCCCAGCTCACCGGGAGCACGTGAAAGTAGGTACGTGCCGCCGACGTCGGGGATGAATCCGATTCCGGTCTCGGGCATTCCGATCATCGAGCGTTCGGTGACGATACGGATGTCACCGTGTGCGGACACTCCGACGCCGCCGCCCATGACTATGCCGTCCATGATCGCGATGTACGGCTTGGGGTAGTTCGCGATATCGGCATTGAGGATGTACTCGTCGCGCCAGAAGTCGAGTGAACCGGTCTTGCCGTCTTTGGCGTCGTGATAGATCGAGACAATGTCGCCGCCGGCACAGAGGCCGCGCTCGCCGGCGCCGGTAAGGACAACAGCTTTGACGTCGTCGTCGCTCTTCCATTCCTCGAGCGCCTGGGCCATCTGCGTCACCATGTTGTGGTTGAGCGCGTTGATAGCCTTGGGACGGTTGAGCGTAATGCGCCCCAGTCCGTCACGCTTTTCGATGAGTACTTCGCTCATGCTGCTCCCTGCTTTCCTTGCGCTCCGACCACGCTCCGGGCGATGACCACCCGCATGATCTCGTTGCTTCCTTCGAGGATCTGATGAACCCGAAGATCTCGCACGATCTTCTCGATCCCGTACTCAGCAAGATAGCCGTACCCACCGTGCAGCTGGAGCGCGCGGTTGGCTACGTCGAAACCGGTGTCGGTGGCAAAGCGCTTGGCCATCGCGCATAGTTCGACAACATCGGGTGCGTCTGTTTCGAGTGCCTCGGCAGCACGCCACAGCAGAGTGCGGGCAGCCTCGAGTTCGGTACGCATATCGGCAAGCTGGAACTGCAGCGCCTGCGATTCGATCAATTGCGCGCCGAAAGCCTTGCGGTCGGTCAGGTATCCGACAGCTTTCTCGAGCGCTGCCTGCGCGCCGCCCACCGAGCAGGCCGCGATGTTCAGGCGACCGCCGTTGAGGCCCTTCATGGCGATTCGGAACCCACTGCCCTCTTCGCCGAGCAGGTTTGCCGCGGGGACTCGCACGTCCTCCATGATGACCTGACGAGTGGGCTGCGCGTTCCAACCCATCTTGATCTCGTTGGCACCGAACGACAGACCCGGCGAATCCTTCGGCACGATAAACGCCGAGATCCCCTTGGCACCAGCAGCTCCGGTGCGAGCCATGACGACATACACGTCGGAAGTGCCTGCGCCGGAAATGAACTGCTTCACTCCGTTGAGGATGTAGTCGTCTCCGTCGCGAACGGCCTTGGTACTCAAACCCGCTGCGTCGGATCCGGCACCGGGTTCGGTGAGGCAGTAGCTGCCCAGCTGGTCCATCGAGCACAGACCCGGAACCCACTTGTGTCGCTGTTCGTCGTTGCCGAACTGGTCGATCATCCACGTCACCATGTTGTGAATGGAGATATACGCGGCGATCGACGGATCACCCTTCGCGAGCTCCTCGAAGATCCGGGCAGCATCGACGCGGGTCAGGTCACTGCCACCTACATCCTCACGGATATAGATGCCGCCCATCCCCAGGGACGCCGCCTTGCGGAGAACGTCCACCGGGAAATGCTTGGTCTGGTCCCACTCCACTGCGTTGGGCGCCAGATGCTCGGCCGCGAAGTCGCGGGCGGTGTCGCGAATCGCCCGCTCGTCATCGGTCAGAGTAAACATGGAAAGTTGTTCCGATCAGTTCATCGTGGGGATGACGAAGTGGTTGGTCTCTTCCTTCTTGCCGGAAGGCCAACGCTGCGTCACGGTCTTGGTCTTGGTGTAGAAGCGGAAAGAATCGGGACCGTGCTGGTTGAGGTCACCGAATCCGGAGCGCTTCCAGCCACCGAAGGTGTGGTACGCGATCGGGACCGGGATCGGCACGTTGACGCCGACCATTCCGACATTGACGCGAGCCGTGAAGTCACGAGCGGTATCACCGTCACGGGTGAAGATGGAGACCCCGTTGCCGTATTCATGCTCGGACGGAAGGCGCAGTGCCTCTTCGTAATCCGCTGCACGCACGACCATCAGGACAGGCCCGAAGATTTCCTCGGTGTAGATCCGCATCTCGGGGGTGACATTGTCGAAGAGGGTGGCGCCGGCGAAGAAGCCGTCTTCGTGCCCTTCGAGCGTGAAGCCGCGGC
Proteins encoded:
- a CDS encoding N-acyl-D-amino-acid deacylase family protein produces the protein MSGFDIVVDNGLWFDGTGVPGLRRNLGIRDGVVAEVSTDPLPVGPDTEVIDAAGKWVLPGFVDVHTHYDAEALVSPGLPESVRHGVTTVVLGNCSLSTVYSTPQECADLFSRVEAVPHDAVLRILQEKKTWNGPAAYAAALDALPLGPNVAVFIGHSDIRTHVLGLGRGTDKSVKPTRSELARMGTMLGDAIDAGMLGLSSMTNALDKIDGDEYRSRSLPSTYARWREFRFLNRILRERGKILQSAPTINLHPNVAAFFVESSSFGRKKPLKTSLLSGADSKAYPVIVYFMLAAAPLLNRFAGTDFRWQHLPVPFTVYADGIDLVVFEEFGAGAAALHLQDQVQRNELLQDESYRRAFRKDYDNKFSPRIWHRNFYDAVIVGCPDESLIGKNFGEAGDIRGVHPVDAYLDLVVKYGKKLRWRTTIANHRPKYAEKLAASSGVQMGFGDAGAHLRNMAFYNYPVRLLKRVNDSQGDRKPFLTVERAIHRLTGELAEWYGLDAGHLRKGDRADLVVIDPAGLDESVDGLFEAIVPEYNGVSRMVNRSDGAAVATVISGRLVYRDGAFAAGFGIEKTGRFLRAGENAPVMESVRASVAS
- a CDS encoding isobutyryl-CoA dehydrogenase, giving the protein MFTLTDDERAIRDTARDFAAEHLAPNAVEWDQTKHFPVDVLRKAASLGMGGIYIREDVGGSDLTRVDAARIFEELAKGDPSIAAYISIHNMVTWMIDQFGNDEQRHKWVPGLCSMDQLGSYCLTEPGAGSDAAGLSTKAVRDGDDYILNGVKQFISGAGTSDVYVVMARTGAAGAKGISAFIVPKDSPGLSFGANEIKMGWNAQPTRQVIMEDVRVPAANLLGEEGSGFRIAMKGLNGGRLNIAACSVGGAQAALEKAVGYLTDRKAFGAQLIESQALQFQLADMRTELEAARTLLWRAAEALETDAPDVVELCAMAKRFATDTGFDVANRALQLHGGYGYLAEYGIEKIVRDLRVHQILEGSNEIMRVVIARSVVGAQGKQGAA
- the mmsB gene encoding 3-hydroxyisobutyrate dehydrogenase, giving the protein MSTTVGFIGLGHMGGPMAANLVKAGHKVVGFDLAPAALEQAVKDGASVADSAADAVRGADVVITMLPSGKHVLGLYDELLPIATPGTLFIDCSTIDVADAKVAHDKAEAAGHRSVDAPVSGGVVGATAGTLAFMVGGSEADFQAASPLLEVMGRKVVHCGDAGVGQAAKICNNMILGVSMIAISEAFVLGEKLGLSNQALFDVASNASGQCWALTSNCPVPGPVPTTPANNDYQPGFAVALMDKDLGLAANALRTNGVDGELGLRAAELYSRFHAAGGGGLDFSAIINDIRDRSTEGQQ
- a CDS encoding enoyl-CoA hydratase, whose translation is MTDFNTIILERKGRVGVITLNRPKALNALNSELMNEVVAAVTDLEADNGIGAILITGSERAFAAGADIKEMQSKTYMDAYTEDFFTPWDRVAASRKPLIAAVAGYALGGGCELAMLCDFIIAADTAKFGQPEIKLGVIPGIGGSQRLTRAVGKAKAMEMCLTGRNMDAEEAERAGLVSRIVPAADLLDDALKTATTIAEMSLPIAMMAKEAVNRSFESSLAEGVRFERRIFHSTFATEDQKEGMAAFVEKRSAEFKHR
- a CDS encoding enoyl-CoA hydratase/isomerase family protein — its product is MSEVLIEKRDGLGRITLNRPKAINALNHNMVTQMAQALEEWKSDDDVKAVVLTGAGERGLCAGGDIVSIYHDAKDGKTGSLDFWRDEYILNADIANYPKPYIAIMDGIVMGGGVGVSAHGDIRIVTERSMIGMPETGIGFIPDVGGTYLLSRAPGELGTHIALTTARLSAGDAIACGFADHFIPSENVETFIEALASSTVEQAVAQFAEPAPVSELLAQQSWIDAAYSADNVETIVERLRASGIPEAEKAAEAILGKSPIALSVTLRSLRHAKDAGSLEEVLNEEFRVSTAALRSHDLVEGIRAQVVEKDRNPQWSPATLSDVTEEAVDAYFAPLGERELGLTSH
- a CDS encoding MarR family winged helix-turn-helix transcriptional regulator; its protein translation is MPPASPLPLDPIEEAHRQWTEHGWSDVADGMAAVTSVMRAQQIMMARVEEVLKPLGLTFARYELLTLLTFTRSGALPMTKASARLQVHPTSVTNAVDRLEKAKLVRRVPHPSDRRTTLIEITDAGRTLALEATELLNAKVFAHPGLAPDKLDQLVTILTELRKDAGDFEAGT
- a CDS encoding alpha/beta fold hydrolase, with amino-acid sequence MTAEVSRLTTYTRSGLTFDVRDEGPIDGPVVVLLHGFPQDSSSWDRLVPYLHARGYRTVAPDQRGYSPGARPKSRWSYRGSELAADTVALIDAVGVGKVHLVGHDWGAGVAWEVAALRPDLLRTLTALSVPHPLAFVRAMVTSTQGLKSWYMAAFQLPILPEWIISKTVVGQKVLVASGQASELARRDLDALRSPGRLRGGLNWYRAMWMRNPKPRAVRISVPTLHIWSDNDTAIGPKGSELTPRFVDGPYRFEVLRGVSHWIPDEVPQQLDRLLAEHLSG